The following proteins come from a genomic window of Lolium rigidum isolate FL_2022 chromosome 5, APGP_CSIRO_Lrig_0.1, whole genome shotgun sequence:
- the LOC124657441 gene encoding uncharacterized protein LOC124657441 → MESDFAMLVLGSNDPLECISIIYQFTMMFNEYDISECRMIIIPAFVEMNWCAYYWDMEELRMHVLDPMYAMPRDQILEDIHKVNIGKIQDCLEKVVGLLFEGWTVRWSDFRAHFVGPIISGSPRVPEGILTLLAIKEFDGTKYVETQSEESVEEFTKMILYEMVSLEGNYGKLPEAFIQSLT, encoded by the exons ATGGAATCAGATTTCGCG ATGCTAGTTCTAGGAAGCAACGATCCACTGGAATGCATATCAATTATATACCAATTCACTATGATGTTCAATGAATATGATATATCTGAATGTAGAATG ATCATCATTCCTGCTTTTGTTGAAATGAATTGGTGTGCTTACTATTGGGACATGGAAGAACTCAGAATGCATGTTCTAGATCCAATGTATGCAATGCCCAGAGATCAAATATTAGAAGATATACACAAAGTGAACATTGGGAAAATCCAGGATTGTCTAGAGAAAGTTGTGGGCTTGCTGTTCGAAGGTTGGACAGTCAGATGGTCTGATTTCAGGGCTCACTTTGTCGGACCAATAATATCTGGGTCACCGAG GGTACCTGAAGGAATCCTGACACTACTGGCTATTAAAGAGTTCGATGGAACTAAATATGTGGAAACTCAGAGTGAG GAATCTGTAGAGGAGTTCACCAAAATGATTCTGTACGAGATGGTGTCTTTAGAAGGAAACTATGGGAAACTACCAGAGGCTTTTATTCAATCACTAACCTAA